A single Corticium candelabrum chromosome 12, ooCorCand1.1, whole genome shotgun sequence DNA region contains:
- the LOC134187640 gene encoding uncharacterized protein LOC134187640, translating into MKVYYKTKTENQKKKTDGTYNDYSNAKKVNKRKRRKLKEHTQALEENTTFTETTKAKSMSVLTLDFMSTDESEDEHSFVSHPIPWMSTERLARVSPHAVSKSKVCVDMRPLEKVWRKELA; encoded by the exons ATGAAAGTATACTACAAAACCAaaacagaaaatcaaaaaaAGAAAACTGATGGGACATACAACGATTATTCAAATGCAAAGAAGGTCAATAAAAGGAAGCGAAGG AAACTGAAAGAACATACACAGGCATTGGAGGAAAATACGACCTTTACGGAGACTACCAAGGCTAAGTCGATGTCTGTCCTCACGTTAGACTTCATGTCTACTGATGAATCCGAAGATGAACATTCCTTTGTGTCCCATCCAATTCCGTGGATGTCTACTGAG AGGCTTGCACGAGTATCGCCACATGCCGTGTCAAAAAGTAAGGTATGTGTTGACATGAG ACCGCTTGAGAAAGTGTGGCGGAAGGAGTTGGCGTAG